A genome region from endosymbiont of Acanthamoeba sp. UWC8 includes the following:
- a CDS encoding head-tail connector protein produces MKKFKVMRRLNKEHGLALDMTQVKNFLKIEHNDDDNLIKTMINAAAEMCENYTGLALINQEWLIQFSDIATYKIELPIRPIESIKQVEIRYHDGSKMKYGLEHYSLDQNCLLLHVTPIAAQIDIICKCGYGSAFAAIPAHLGSILLEHVAHLYESRGTKVSFDMKRYDPFKKLKI; encoded by the coding sequence ATGAAAAAATTTAAAGTAATGAGAAGGCTGAATAAAGAGCATGGGTTGGCACTTGATATGACACAGGTTAAAAACTTTCTCAAGATAGAACATAATGATGATGACAATTTAATTAAAACAATGATAAATGCCGCGGCCGAAATGTGTGAAAACTATACCGGGCTTGCTTTAATCAATCAGGAATGGCTTATCCAATTTAGTGATATTGCAACCTATAAGATTGAATTGCCTATACGGCCTATAGAAAGCATAAAGCAAGTGGAGATAAGGTATCATGACGGCAGTAAAATGAAATATGGACTTGAGCATTATAGCTTGGATCAGAATTGTTTATTGCTTCACGTCACTCCGATTGCAGCACAAATTGATATAATATGTAAGTGCGGATATGGTTCTGCATTTGCAGCAATTCCTGCACATTTAGGTTCAATTTTACTCGAGCATGTTGCTCACCTTTATGAGTCGCGCGGAACTAAAGTAAGTTTCGATATGAAAAGATATGACCCGTTTAAAAAATTAAAAATATAA
- a CDS encoding phage head closure protein: MNPKFTQLNKRITFQIYKLARDDMGGSIYTWHDGISVWAAVTPQKGNVKHRAHVDLKEGHYSIVIRYNENITENMRIKFNRQIFKIEKIINHNQADIFQIIYCREE; encoded by the coding sequence ATGAACCCGAAATTTACTCAACTAAATAAAAGAATTACCTTTCAAATTTATAAATTAGCTCGTGATGACATGGGCGGTAGTATTTATACATGGCATGACGGTATATCCGTCTGGGCGGCCGTAACTCCTCAAAAGGGGAATGTTAAGCATAGGGCTCATGTAGATTTAAAAGAAGGGCATTATAGCATAGTGATTCGCTACAACGAGAATATTACGGAAAATATGCGGATAAAATTTAACCGGCAAATATTCAAAATTGAAAAGATCATAAATCATAACCAAGCAGATATATTTCAAATCATCTATTGCAGAGAGGAATAA